Proteins encoded by one window of Ulvibacter sp. MAR_2010_11:
- a CDS encoding superoxide dismutase, whose product MSFELPKLNYAHDALEPHIDAKTMQIHHGKHHQGYTDNLNKAIEGTNMEGKTIENILINLDMNNKAVRNNGGGFYNHRLFWEVMSPDGGGKPTGELAEAINTAFGSFDAFKEEFSNAAKTQFGSGWAWLCVHKGGKVDVCSTPNQDNPVMPGVGCGGTPILGLDVWEHAYYLNYQNRRPDYVSAFFNVINWEEVSARYQQNK is encoded by the coding sequence ATGTCTTTTGAATTACCAAAATTAAACTATGCACACGATGCATTAGAACCACATATTGATGCCAAAACCATGCAAATTCACCATGGTAAGCACCATCAAGGATATACAGACAATTTAAATAAGGCCATTGAGGGCACAAATATGGAAGGTAAAACCATAGAAAATATTTTGATAAACCTTGATATGAATAACAAAGCCGTAAGAAATAATGGCGGCGGTTTTTACAATCACAGATTATTTTGGGAGGTAATGTCTCCCGATGGTGGTGGAAAACCAACAGGAGAGTTGGCGGAAGCAATTAACACGGCCTTTGGGAGTTTTGATGCCTTTAAGGAAGAATTTTCGAATGCCGCAAAAACACAGTTTGGATCGGGATGGGCCTGGTTATGTGTTCATAAGGGAGGAAAAGTTGATGTATGTTCAACACCCAACCAAGACAACCCGGTGATGCCGGGTGTAGGCTGTGGAGGTACTCCAATCTTGGGATTGGATGTTTGGGAGCACGCCTATTACCTGAATTATCAGAATAGAAGACCCGATTATGTAAGTGCTTTTTTTAATGTAATTAATTGGGAAGAAGTTTCGGCGAGATACCAGCAAAACAAATAG
- a CDS encoding PfkB family carbohydrate kinase — protein MSKLVIVGTVAFDAIETPFGKTDKILGGAATYIGLAASQFNVEGAIVSVVGGDFPKEYIQMLESKGMDVSELEIVADGKTFFWSGKYHNDMNSRDTLATELNVLADFSPKVPSAYKSAEVVMLGNLHPLVQLSVIDQMENPKLIVLDTMNFWMDNTLDELMQVIAKVDVITINDEEARQLSGEYSLVNASKKIMRMGPKYVVIKKGEHGALLFHGDEMFYAPALPLAEVFDPTGAGDTFAGGFSGFLAKTEDYSFANMKNAIIYGAALASFCVEKFGTERMLQLSKKEVHQRLQQFKSLTQFDIELT, from the coding sequence ATGAGTAAACTTGTAATTGTAGGAACAGTCGCATTTGACGCTATTGAAACGCCCTTTGGAAAGACCGATAAAATATTAGGTGGTGCAGCGACCTATATCGGACTCGCAGCCTCTCAGTTTAATGTAGAAGGAGCCATTGTTTCGGTTGTTGGAGGAGATTTTCCAAAAGAATACATACAAATGCTCGAATCGAAAGGGATGGATGTTTCTGAATTGGAAATTGTTGCAGACGGAAAAACATTCTTTTGGAGCGGAAAATACCACAACGATATGAATTCTCGCGACACCTTGGCAACCGAGCTGAATGTGTTGGCAGATTTTAGTCCAAAAGTACCTTCAGCCTATAAAAGTGCCGAAGTTGTAATGTTGGGGAATTTACATCCGTTAGTTCAGCTTAGTGTTATCGACCAAATGGAAAATCCGAAGCTCATTGTATTAGATACCATGAATTTTTGGATGGATAATACGCTGGATGAATTGATGCAGGTGATAGCCAAAGTGGATGTGATAACAATAAACGATGAGGAGGCGCGACAATTATCGGGAGAATATTCCCTGGTAAATGCTTCTAAAAAAATTATGAGAATGGGACCCAAGTATGTGGTCATAAAAAAAGGAGAGCATGGGGCGCTTTTATTTCACGGTGATGAAATGTTTTATGCGCCGGCTTTACCTTTGGCCGAAGTATTTGACCCAACCGGTGCTGGTGACACATTTGCCGGAGGATTTTCCGGTTTTTTGGCTAAAACGGAAGATTACAGTTTTGCAAACATGAAAAACGCAATTATATACGGTGCTGCGTTGGCTTCGTTTTGCGTAGAAAAATTTGGAACAGAGCGAATGCTTCAGCTTTCAAAAAAAGAAGTGCATCAGCGCTTACAGCAGTTTAAGAGTTTAACACAATTTGATATAGAACTAACATAA
- a CDS encoding viroplasmin family protein has protein sequence MTKKQKFYVVWYGNPTGIFGSWEECQRSIKGVKGAQYMAFESFAEAKKAYNKEYTDYKGKGGKKKRTLSAEELKKIGDPNLYSITVDAASSGNPGLMEYRGVDTQTHKQLFHQGPFQQGTNNVGEFLALVHGLAFLQQQKSNRILYTDSRIAMGWIKRKKCNTKLKATSKNKPLFELISRAETWLKNNTYTTKIVKWETKAWGEIPADFGRK, from the coding sequence ATGACTAAAAAACAAAAATTCTATGTGGTTTGGTATGGCAATCCCACCGGTATCTTCGGGAGTTGGGAAGAATGTCAACGCTCCATAAAAGGCGTAAAAGGGGCGCAGTATATGGCTTTCGAATCGTTTGCCGAAGCCAAGAAAGCATACAATAAAGAATATACAGATTATAAAGGGAAGGGTGGAAAGAAGAAAAGAACACTTTCGGCCGAAGAATTAAAGAAAATAGGAGATCCCAATTTGTATTCCATCACGGTAGACGCAGCCTCGAGTGGCAATCCCGGACTTATGGAATATCGCGGGGTTGATACGCAAACGCACAAACAGCTTTTTCACCAGGGACCGTTTCAGCAAGGAACCAATAATGTGGGAGAGTTTTTAGCGCTGGTTCACGGACTGGCATTTTTACAACAACAAAAAAGCAACCGAATTTTGTATACCGATTCCCGTATTGCCATGGGTTGGATTAAAAGGAAAAAGTGCAATACAAAATTGAAAGCTACTTCCAAAAACAAACCCTTATTCGAATTAATTTCCAGAGCCGAGACTTGGCTGAAAAACAATACCTACACTACCAAAATTGTAAAATGGGAGACCAAGGCCTGGGGTGAAATTCCTGCCGATTTTGGTAGAAAATAA
- the purN gene encoding phosphoribosylglycinamide formyltransferase: protein MKKRIVIFASGSGTNTQNLIQYFQQGEIAEVVLVLSNKKDAKVLSKAKNLNVKSLHFEKAELNSETGVLQLLKNTQPDLIVLAGFLLKFPDCILKAFPNKVINIHPALLPKYGGKGMYGSYVHEAVVANKDNETGITIHYVNENYDEGAIIFQKSVKLSEKDTAIDVAKKVHELEYNFFPKVIEGILNKNSRMDSDIREK, encoded by the coding sequence ATGAAGAAGCGTATCGTGATTTTTGCTTCAGGTAGTGGTACCAATACTCAAAACTTAATTCAATACTTTCAGCAAGGGGAAATTGCCGAGGTTGTTCTCGTGCTTTCAAACAAGAAGGATGCCAAAGTGTTAAGCAAAGCTAAAAATCTGAATGTAAAATCGTTACATTTTGAGAAGGCTGAACTAAACTCAGAAACAGGTGTGCTGCAGCTTTTAAAAAATACCCAACCGGACCTTATTGTACTCGCAGGATTTTTACTGAAATTTCCCGATTGTATCCTGAAAGCGTTTCCCAATAAAGTTATCAATATTCATCCGGCACTTCTGCCTAAATACGGTGGAAAGGGCATGTATGGAAGTTATGTACACGAGGCAGTTGTTGCCAATAAAGATAATGAAACCGGAATCACCATTCATTATGTGAATGAAAACTATGACGAAGGCGCGATTATTTTTCAGAAAAGTGTGAAGCTTTCAGAAAAAGACACCGCAATTGATGTTGCGAAAAAGGTGCATGAATTGGAATACAACTTTTTTCCGAAGGTGATTGAGGGGATTTTAAATAAGAATTCGAGAATGGATTCCGACATACGCGAGAAATAA
- a CDS encoding acyl carrier protein — MSDIASRVKAIIVDKLGVDENEVVNEASFTNDLGADSLDTVELIMEFEKEFDIQIPDDQAENIATVGQAISYIEEAK, encoded by the coding sequence ATGTCAGACATTGCATCAAGAGTAAAAGCGATAATCGTAGACAAATTAGGAGTTGACGAAAACGAAGTAGTCAACGAAGCAAGTTTCACCAACGATTTGGGAGCAGACTCGCTAGATACGGTTGAGCTTATAATGGAATTTGAAAAAGAATTTGATATTCAGATTCCGGACGATCAAGCTGAAAACATTGCCACAGTAGGTCAAGCAATTTCATACATCGAAGAAGCTAAATAA
- the fabF gene encoding beta-ketoacyl-ACP synthase II — protein MELKRVVVTGLGALTPIGNNIEEYWNGLKSGKSGCAPITYFDTEKFKTKFACEIKNFDPLTHFDRKEARKLDRFAQYALVSSDEAIIDAGINLEKVDKFRVGVIWGAGIGGLETFQDEVINFAEGDGTPRFNPFFIPKMIADIAPGNISIKHGFMGPNYTTVSACASSANAMIDALNYIRLGHCDIIVTGGSEAAVTKAGMGGFNAMHALSTRNESPETASRPFDATRDGFVLGEGAGALILEEYEHAKKRGAKIYAEVVGGGMSSDAYHMTAPHPDGIGVERVMINCLNDAGMKPEDVDTINTHGTSTPLGDVAELIAIGKVFGEHAKDISINSTKSMTGHLLGAAGAIEAIASILAMKNSLVPPTINHTTVDESIDPALNLTLNKAQPREIKVAMSNTFGFGGHNACVLFKKWEA, from the coding sequence ATGGAATTAAAGCGAGTAGTAGTTACAGGCCTTGGAGCCCTTACCCCCATTGGTAACAATATTGAAGAGTATTGGAACGGTTTAAAAAGTGGGAAGAGTGGGTGTGCGCCAATAACTTATTTTGATACTGAAAAGTTCAAAACGAAATTCGCTTGTGAAATTAAAAATTTCGACCCATTAACACACTTCGACAGGAAAGAAGCCAGAAAACTGGATCGTTTTGCCCAATACGCCTTGGTATCTAGTGATGAAGCCATCATAGATGCCGGTATCAACCTCGAAAAGGTTGATAAATTTAGAGTGGGTGTAATTTGGGGAGCCGGGATAGGTGGATTGGAAACTTTTCAGGACGAAGTAATAAATTTTGCAGAAGGGGATGGAACGCCGCGTTTCAACCCCTTCTTTATTCCAAAAATGATTGCAGATATTGCCCCCGGGAATATTTCTATCAAACACGGATTTATGGGGCCAAATTATACAACGGTTTCTGCCTGTGCCTCTTCCGCCAATGCTATGATCGATGCTTTAAATTACATTCGTTTGGGGCATTGTGATATTATTGTAACCGGTGGAAGTGAAGCTGCAGTAACCAAGGCAGGAATGGGTGGTTTTAATGCCATGCATGCCCTTTCTACCCGAAATGAAAGTCCCGAAACCGCTTCAAGACCTTTCGACGCGACCAGAGATGGTTTCGTTTTAGGTGAGGGAGCAGGTGCTCTAATCCTGGAAGAATACGAACATGCAAAAAAACGTGGCGCTAAAATTTATGCAGAGGTTGTCGGTGGCGGAATGTCCAGCGATGCCTATCATATGACGGCTCCTCATCCAGATGGAATTGGGGTGGAGCGCGTTATGATTAACTGTCTGAATGATGCCGGTATGAAACCCGAAGATGTCGATACCATCAATACACACGGAACTTCAACTCCTCTGGGAGATGTTGCCGAATTGATTGCCATCGGAAAAGTATTCGGGGAACACGCCAAAGACATCAGTATCAACTCTACCAAGTCCATGACAGGACATTTGTTAGGTGCCGCCGGAGCAATTGAAGCCATTGCCTCTATTCTGGCGATGAAAAACAGCCTTGTGCCGCCTACAATAAACCACACCACTGTGGACGAATCTATTGATCCCGCTTTAAATCTTACCTTGAATAAAGCTCAGCCAAGGGAGATTAAAGTAGCTATGAGCAATACATTCGGTTTTGGAGGTCACAATGCTTGCGTCCTGTTTAAAAAATGGGAAGCTTAA
- the rnc gene encoding ribonuclease III produces MASIKNIFNSRAEKDGNFFYEMKRILGFKPKDISIYEIAFTHRSTNEKNSDGHSQNYERLEFLGDAMLSAVIASHLFKKVPGGNEGYLTKMRSKVVSREHLNELGRDLNLIKYVKTTIPTEQFGGNIHGNVFEALVGAIYLDRGFPYCEKFIYKRVIKPYVDIQKLEGKVISYKSLFIEWCQKNKKRFKFAVYEDTGNDTLKHFAVKLQLEDVTVAKARATSKKKAEERAAKRAYFKLQKKIDAERS; encoded by the coding sequence ATGGCATCCATAAAAAACATATTTAATTCCCGTGCTGAAAAGGACGGGAATTTTTTTTATGAAATGAAGCGTATCTTGGGATTTAAACCCAAAGACATTTCCATTTATGAAATTGCATTTACACACCGCTCCACTAACGAAAAGAACAGTGATGGGCATTCACAGAACTACGAGCGTCTCGAATTTTTGGGAGATGCAATGCTCAGCGCGGTAATCGCATCCCATTTGTTTAAAAAGGTTCCGGGCGGCAATGAGGGTTATCTTACTAAAATGCGCTCGAAAGTAGTGAGCCGGGAGCATCTCAATGAATTAGGGAGAGACCTAAACCTCATTAAGTATGTAAAAACCACCATTCCTACCGAACAATTTGGAGGCAATATTCACGGAAATGTTTTTGAAGCGCTGGTGGGTGCCATCTACCTGGACCGAGGTTTTCCCTACTGCGAAAAGTTTATTTACAAACGGGTTATAAAGCCCTATGTAGATATTCAAAAGCTGGAAGGGAAGGTAATTAGCTATAAAAGTTTGTTTATTGAATGGTGTCAGAAAAATAAAAAACGCTTCAAATTTGCGGTCTATGAAGATACCGGAAACGATACACTCAAACATTTTGCCGTAAAGCTTCAGTTGGAAGATGTTACTGTTGCGAAGGCAAGGGCCACTTCCAAAAAGAAGGCAGAAGAGCGTGCTGCCAAACGCGCCTATTTTAAGCTTCAGAAAAAAATAGACGCCGAAAGGTCATAA
- a CDS encoding IPExxxVDY family protein, producing the protein MAHHKLLLEDDDTDTYSLVAIHCSEEAYKMAYLLNKFVGLKLHRRTVDLEYSNNGLEVTFPLFDYENEMQYTTFNLVANKSKSLSANIQSSSGLFKDVASETITTHLLPELKKADYFLKIYSDFEIIPLRKLISDINEIKQVISAYSVDPEEIKSKRNLIFD; encoded by the coding sequence ATGGCACACCACAAATTACTTTTGGAAGACGACGATACGGATACGTATTCCTTAGTGGCAATTCATTGTAGCGAAGAAGCCTATAAAATGGCCTATTTATTAAATAAATTTGTGGGTTTGAAATTACATCGCCGCACGGTCGATCTGGAATACTCCAACAACGGATTGGAAGTGACCTTTCCGCTGTTTGACTATGAAAATGAAATGCAATACACAACTTTTAATCTGGTTGCCAATAAAAGCAAGTCATTATCGGCCAATATTCAGAGTTCGAGTGGCTTGTTTAAGGACGTGGCTTCAGAAACCATAACAACACATCTGCTTCCGGAATTAAAAAAAGCTGATTATTTTCTGAAAATTTATTCCGACTTTGAAATAATCCCCCTTCGGAAGCTCATTTCCGATATAAATGAAATAAAACAAGTAATTTCGGCATATAGTGTAGACCCCGAAGAGATAAAATCTAAAAGAAATCTAATTTTTGACTGA
- the pyk gene encoding pyruvate kinase, with the protein MPKEKKTKIVATLGPATASKEIIKQMILEGADVFRVNFSHADYDNVKKTIAMIRKVGKELGTSTAILADLQGPKLRVGTMKEEVVVERGDEISFCTGKEFEGTRTRVYMNYNDFPKDVNPGERVLLDDGKLIFEVLETNKKDTVKAKVIQGGPLQSKKGVNLPNTKVSLPALTVKDKKDAIFAISQEVDWIALSFVRNAEDLKELQALIEAHCEYKIPIIAKIEKPEAVANIDKIVAYCDGLMVARGDLGVEVPAEEVPLIQKELVLTAKRARIPVIIATQMMETMITSLTPTRAEVNDVANSVMDGADAVMLSGETSIGKYPVDVIKTMTKILKSVENSALIRVPQEPPTIRTNRYITKSICYHAAHMANEIEAHAICTLTNSGYTAFQISAWRPAAHILVFTSNQRILSRLNLLWGVKAFFYDKYVSTDETVDDVNRIAFERGFVSKGDYLINLAAMPIVDKGMVNTLRVSQVK; encoded by the coding sequence ATGCCTAAAGAGAAAAAGACCAAAATAGTTGCCACCCTGGGCCCCGCCACCGCTTCCAAAGAAATTATTAAACAAATGATTTTGGAAGGAGCCGATGTGTTTCGGGTTAATTTTTCGCATGCCGATTACGACAATGTAAAAAAGACCATTGCCATGATTCGCAAGGTTGGGAAAGAATTAGGAACTTCAACAGCTATTCTTGCCGATTTACAAGGACCGAAGCTTAGAGTGGGTACAATGAAAGAAGAGGTAGTGGTTGAGCGGGGCGATGAAATCTCGTTTTGCACCGGCAAAGAGTTTGAAGGGACGCGTACCAGAGTTTATATGAATTATAACGATTTCCCAAAAGATGTGAATCCCGGAGAACGTGTTTTATTGGATGATGGGAAACTTATTTTTGAAGTACTCGAGACAAATAAAAAGGATACCGTAAAAGCGAAAGTTATTCAAGGAGGGCCATTACAATCAAAAAAAGGTGTAAATCTTCCCAATACCAAGGTTTCACTTCCTGCTCTTACGGTAAAAGATAAGAAAGATGCGATTTTTGCTATTTCTCAGGAAGTGGATTGGATTGCCCTGTCTTTTGTGCGAAATGCTGAAGATTTAAAAGAATTACAGGCGCTTATTGAAGCCCACTGTGAGTATAAAATACCTATTATCGCCAAGATCGAAAAACCCGAAGCGGTTGCCAATATCGATAAAATTGTGGCTTATTGCGACGGATTGATGGTTGCTCGTGGTGACCTGGGTGTCGAAGTCCCTGCCGAAGAAGTTCCACTAATCCAAAAGGAATTGGTTCTTACGGCCAAACGCGCTCGGATTCCCGTGATTATTGCCACACAAATGATGGAAACCATGATTACCTCGCTTACGCCTACCAGAGCAGAGGTAAACGATGTGGCCAATTCGGTCATGGATGGCGCCGATGCGGTGATGTTAAGCGGTGAAACGTCTATCGGGAAATATCCGGTGGACGTGATTAAAACCATGACAAAAATTTTAAAAAGTGTAGAGAATTCGGCTTTAATAAGGGTGCCCCAAGAACCGCCAACGATTAGAACCAACAGGTATATTACCAAATCTATTTGTTACCACGCTGCGCATATGGCCAATGAGATAGAAGCACACGCTATTTGTACACTTACCAATAGTGGTTACACGGCCTTTCAGATCTCGGCATGGAGACCGGCGGCGCATATTTTGGTGTTTACCTCGAACCAACGTATTCTTTCCCGCTTGAATTTGTTGTGGGGGGTAAAGGCTTTTTTCTACGACAAATATGTGAGTACAGACGAAACGGTAGACGATGTAAACAGAATCGCCTTCGAACGTGGATTTGTGTCCAAAGGCGATTACCTTATTAATCTGGCTGCCATGCCCATTGTAGACAAAGGGATGGTAAATACTTTACGAGTGTCGCAGGTGAAATAG
- a CDS encoding SH3 domain-containing protein codes for MKKVVFSLLAVAFVTVFVSCKNETKDPSTEIPADDLAIADTTEPTSEFLYVTANSGLSLREFNNLNSEKLAVMPYGTKVKIVKAEAQPTMTVGGIKGAMDEVEFNHKKGFAFNGYLSKFFPPEQDISAKSYAEELQKTFPKVSFSETTGGTASKPSNTEILLLPTTQWHEAFFVAQQLFDFPKEFAFPEPKGKDEQIIKDSKPKKDVWESELHVNRKDDVLQKIAYVYKTKTFSNTITITKDGEAMKIERTEVVE; via the coding sequence ATGAAAAAAGTAGTTTTTTCCCTTCTTGCGGTTGCCTTTGTCACCGTATTTGTTTCGTGTAAGAACGAGACCAAAGATCCTTCCACTGAAATTCCGGCCGATGATCTTGCCATTGCCGATACCACAGAACCCACCTCCGAATTTTTGTATGTAACTGCTAACAGCGGTTTGAGTTTACGCGAGTTTAATAATTTGAACAGCGAAAAACTGGCCGTGATGCCCTATGGCACCAAGGTAAAGATCGTCAAGGCCGAAGCACAACCCACTATGACGGTTGGCGGCATTAAGGGCGCCATGGATGAAGTAGAGTTCAACCACAAAAAAGGATTTGCCTTTAACGGTTATTTGTCGAAATTTTTTCCTCCCGAGCAGGATATTTCGGCGAAATCCTATGCCGAAGAATTACAAAAGACGTTTCCAAAAGTTTCTTTTTCTGAAACTACCGGCGGTACTGCCAGCAAGCCTTCAAATACCGAAATCCTGTTACTCCCTACCACCCAGTGGCACGAAGCTTTCTTTGTGGCCCAGCAGTTGTTCGATTTCCCGAAAGAGTTTGCCTTTCCGGAACCCAAGGGAAAGGATGAACAGATCATTAAGGATTCAAAACCAAAAAAAGATGTTTGGGAAAGTGAATTGCACGTAAATCGAAAGGACGATGTATTACAAAAAATTGCCTACGTCTACAAGACAAAGACTTTTAGCAACACCATTACCATCACCAAAGATGGTGAAGCAATGAAAATAGAACGGACTGAGGTGGTGGAGTAA
- the dinB gene encoding DNA polymerase IV, translating into MEGKLPIRKIIHVDMDAFYASVEQLDNPDLRGKPIAVGGSSKRDVVSAASYEARKFGVRSAMSGMLAKKLCPQLIFVRTNFERYHEVSKKIRKIFYEYTDLVEPLSLDEAYLDVTENKKGNPSATLIAQEIRQKIKEKTGLNASAGISINKFIAKVASDINKPNGQKTVPPEEVIEFIEKLDVKKFYGVGKVTKEKMYRLGIFTGKDLKSKSQEFLEEHFGKSGSYYYKVSRGIHNSKVTPDHTRKSLAAERTFYENISSELYMMERLEEIAKEVEKRLLKSKVAGKTITLKIKYSDFTLQTRSRTLPLYVSSKSLILETVKDLLFQEKMKDSVRLLGISISNLNNEDKKETKPPSDETIDVQLKLEF; encoded by the coding sequence ATGGAAGGAAAGCTGCCCATCCGAAAAATCATCCATGTAGATATGGACGCCTTTTACGCCAGTGTGGAGCAATTGGACAATCCCGATTTACGTGGAAAACCCATTGCCGTTGGGGGAAGTTCCAAACGTGACGTAGTGAGTGCCGCGAGTTACGAAGCTCGTAAATTCGGAGTGCGAAGTGCCATGAGTGGAATGTTGGCCAAAAAGCTCTGTCCGCAGCTTATTTTTGTGCGCACCAACTTTGAGCGCTACCATGAGGTTTCAAAAAAAATTCGAAAGATCTTTTACGAATACACCGATCTGGTAGAACCGCTTTCTCTGGACGAAGCTTACCTGGACGTTACCGAAAACAAAAAAGGAAACCCCAGTGCCACACTGATAGCACAAGAAATTCGGCAAAAAATAAAGGAAAAAACGGGTTTGAATGCTTCGGCAGGAATTTCCATAAATAAATTTATCGCCAAGGTGGCGAGTGATATCAACAAACCCAACGGACAAAAAACCGTTCCCCCCGAAGAGGTCATTGAGTTTATTGAAAAGCTGGATGTAAAAAAATTCTACGGCGTGGGAAAGGTGACCAAGGAAAAAATGTATCGCTTGGGCATTTTTACCGGAAAGGATCTAAAAAGCAAATCGCAGGAGTTTTTGGAAGAACATTTCGGGAAAAGCGGTTCGTATTATTATAAAGTCTCACGAGGCATTCACAACAGCAAGGTAACGCCGGACCATACCCGAAAGTCATTGGCAGCCGAACGTACCTTTTATGAAAATATTTCTTCAGAATTATACATGATGGAACGCCTGGAAGAGATAGCCAAAGAAGTTGAAAAGCGGTTGCTAAAGAGCAAAGTGGCCGGAAAAACCATCACTCTTAAAATTAAATACAGTGATTTTACGTTACAAACTAGAAGCAGGACCTTGCCATTGTACGTATCCAGTAAGTCCCTGATACTGGAGACTGTTAAAGATTTGTTATTTCAGGAAAAAATGAAAGATTCGGTACGTTTGTTGGGCATCTCAATATCGAACCTCAACAACGAGGATAAAAAGGAAACTAAGCCGCCTTCAGATGAAACCATTGATGTGCAGCTTAAATTGGAGTTTTAA
- a CDS encoding NAD(P)H-binding protein: MPKTAIILGATGLTGTILLENLLTDSTFKTVKLFSRSSVGIANPKIEEHLIDLFQLEQYEEDFKADVVICCIGTTLAKTPNKETYRKIDYGIPVTAAKLAKENGIESFVVISALGADVDSRVFYNKTKGEMERDVLQQNIKNTFILQPSLIGGNRSEKRTGERMAQIFMGIFGFLLPKNYKIIQPETIAKAMQVLAAGGYSEKRITSAAIKKIASK; this comes from the coding sequence ATGCCAAAAACGGCAATTATACTAGGCGCAACCGGACTCACCGGAACGATTTTACTGGAAAATCTGTTAACGGACTCGACTTTTAAAACCGTCAAGCTGTTTTCACGTAGCTCGGTAGGAATAGCAAATCCTAAAATTGAAGAACATCTTATCGATCTGTTTCAATTAGAGCAATACGAAGAAGACTTTAAAGCAGATGTTGTTATTTGCTGTATCGGAACCACGCTGGCCAAGACGCCAAACAAGGAAACCTATCGTAAGATCGATTATGGAATTCCGGTGACTGCGGCAAAACTTGCCAAAGAAAATGGTATTGAAAGCTTTGTCGTGATTTCGGCGCTGGGGGCTGATGTGGACAGTCGTGTTTTTTACAACAAGACCAAAGGTGAAATGGAGCGCGATGTGCTGCAGCAAAACATAAAGAACACATTTATTTTGCAACCGTCACTGATTGGAGGCAATCGCTCGGAAAAAAGAACAGGAGAACGAATGGCACAGATATTTATGGGAATATTCGGATTTCTACTTCCGAAGAATTACAAAATCATTCAGCCGGAAACCATTGCAAAAGCCATGCAGGTTTTGGCTGCAGGAGGCTATTCAGAAAAAAGAATTACTTCAGCAGCTATTAAAAAAATCGCTTCAAAATGA
- a CDS encoding CYTH domain-containing protein: MIEIERKFLVKSEAFKDEAFQSTRIVQGFLNTHPERTVRVRIKGDKGFLTVKGKSNAAGTSRMEWETEILLTDAEALLALCEPTVIEKMRYEIKSENHIFEVDEFLGENEGLIMAEIELTTESESFNKPNWLGKEVTGQTKYYNSQLSNLPFKLWKS; the protein is encoded by the coding sequence ATGATTGAAATAGAACGTAAATTTTTAGTGAAATCGGAAGCTTTTAAAGACGAAGCTTTTCAATCGACCCGAATCGTTCAGGGATTCTTAAATACCCACCCCGAACGAACCGTACGAGTGCGAATTAAAGGAGACAAAGGCTTTTTAACCGTAAAAGGCAAATCGAATGCTGCGGGAACTAGTAGAATGGAGTGGGAAACTGAAATTTTACTCACGGATGCCGAAGCACTATTAGCCTTGTGTGAGCCCACGGTAATTGAAAAAATGCGCTACGAGATAAAAAGTGAAAACCATATCTTTGAAGTAGACGAATTTTTGGGTGAGAATGAAGGATTAATTATGGCAGAAATTGAACTCACAACCGAAAGTGAGAGTTTTAACAAACCCAATTGGCTGGGAAAGGAAGTCACCGGACAAACAAAATATTACAATTCGCAGTTAAGCAACCTACCTTTTAAACTATGGAAATCATGA
- a CDS encoding YciI family protein, translated as MKYSTLLFVLIALSFSACKNEPDHLHDDNDHNIFVEDIEKDTAKESIATLKKNLVTEGYEIFDYVDTKTGDTILMQQYFMAFLKKGPNRSQSKAESDSLQAAHLAHLGRMYEEGYADISGPFGDDGDIRGITIYNVPTLQMADSLANMDPMVKAGRLVIEMHPWWAAKGFPLR; from the coding sequence ATGAAATATAGCACGCTACTATTCGTACTAATTGCACTAAGTTTTTCAGCCTGTAAGAATGAACCCGATCATTTGCACGACGACAACGATCATAACATCTTTGTTGAGGATATTGAAAAAGATACTGCGAAAGAATCTATTGCCACGTTGAAGAAAAATTTGGTCACTGAAGGCTATGAAATTTTCGACTATGTCGATACTAAAACAGGAGATACCATCCTGATGCAACAATATTTTATGGCTTTTTTGAAAAAGGGACCCAACAGATCACAATCAAAGGCAGAATCAGACAGCCTACAAGCGGCACATTTGGCACATTTAGGTCGGATGTATGAAGAAGGGTATGCAGATATTTCGGGACCGTTTGGGGATGACGGTGATATTCGCGGCATCACTATTTACAATGTTCCCACTTTGCAAATGGCCGATAGTCTTGCGAATATGGATCCTATGGTAAAAGCAGGAAGACTGGTAATTGAAATGCACCCATGGTGGGCGGCAAAAGGATTTCCTTTACGCTAA